The stretch of DNA GGTCTGCCGATCAGCGAGCATGACAATGGGTTGCCCATCTCCAGGCACTTGTACTGCACCTGCGGGGATACCATCGGAGATGATATCAGCTCCCGAAAGGTGTGTGATGGCTGGACCAGCCAGCCGAACGCCCATACGGTCGGCGTGGGGAGTCACAGTGTACTCGCTAGAGAGAAACGTGGCAATGCCTTCCGCCTTGAAGAGGTCGTCTTGCGGGCCCATGACCACTCGCAGGATCAACGGACTTCGCCCGCCCGCTCGCGCTCGCATCGCCCGACTGACTCTCTCATCGTCAGGCCCCAAGTCTTCACCAGCCTGCCCCGGCTCACCTGCGTGGATCAAGTCTCCAACCCGGAGAGGCCTGCCGTCAATTCCGCCCATACTCCCTCGCACGTAGGTGGATGCGCTTCCGAGAATGAGAGGAACGTCCACGCCCCCGCGTATTGCGAGGTAAACGCGGACTCCGGTGGCAGGTGCGCCTATTTCGAGAGTGTCCTCCGGCTCCACAGCGAATCGTTGCCACATTGGGCGTGCCTCCCCGTTCACGAGGATGGGGGTGGGCGCCCCGGTGCATGCCAGGGTGGCCCGGGAAAGCACGCGCGCTGAGAGCCCTCCCATTGTGAGCTCGAGTCCGGGAGCACCTTCTTCGTTTCCAACAAGAGCGTTTGCGAGTCGGAGACTCTCCCGGTCCAGGGCACCAGAAGGGGGTACACCGTACCGCATGTACCCAACTCTCCCCAGGTCTTGAACTGTGGTCTGGGGCCCCGGACGGATGATCTCAAGAACCGCTGCCAACTGCGGTCGCCCCCTCCATCCCGACAGTCTCCCGAACAGGCGAATACCTGCCGGCCTCAACCTGCTCGAGGATGTCCAGGTACTCCTCGGGCCCCACAGGAACAAACCTGACATAGTCTCCCGCCGCAAGAAGGCATGGGGGATCGGTGGTTGGATCGGCAAGCTTAAGAGGTGTGCGGCCGATGAGCCGCCACCCTCCGGGGCTGTCCACAGAGTAAATGCCAGTCTGTTGGCCTGCAATACCCACGGAGCCCGCCGGGATGCGCGTTCTGGGAGACGCCAATCGTGGTGTGGCGAGCCTTGGCGACATTCCGCCCAGGTACGGGAAGCCTATGGTGAACCCTATCATGTATACCAGATAGGCCGGGCTCGAGTGCAATGCGATGACTTCCTCGGGAGAGAGCCCGGTATGGGACGATACATCCCCGAGATCCGGCCCGTACTCGCCACCGTAACACACAGGGATCCGCAAAACGGTCTGAGCGGGGAACTCAGACTTCCCTGCCGCTGCTTCAATCGCCTGCAGATCACGCAACACCGTGCCTGCCTGGGCCTTCTCGGGGTCGTACACGACCAGCAATGATCTGTAGGACGGCACAACCTCCACAAGCCAGGCGGGCGCGACCCTCTGGAGTGCGAGCATAGACCGGCGCACCGCCGTTGCAACCTCGGGAGATATCTCATTTCCGTGCTCGATCGATATGCCCTCATCCCCCGCGGGCACATACCGCGGGTACTCCCGCATCATCTCAGGGGCACCTCCTGCCCATCCCGGGGCTAGCATCGCTTCCCGGAAGCCTGTCTCCCCACCCCGTCCGGGGAGTGCGGATCAGGGCCACACTCACGGGTCCCGATGCCTTGGATGAACTCGCCGATGTGAGCATCTCGGATGTCACACACAAACATGTGCCCTGGTGCGTGGGTCACCATGATCTCCGGCTTGGCCGCCAGGGCAACTGCCTGCGGCGTGACACCACACGCCCAGAACACCGGGACCTCCCCTTCCCCGATCGGGACCGCGTCACCGAAGTCGGGGCGGCCGATGTCCAGTATCCCCAGAGCCTCAGGTGCCCCGACATGGACCGGGGCTCCGTGCACCGCGGGGACGGCAGCAGTGATCTCTACCGCCCTGGCCACCAGCGGGGCAGGGATGGGTCTCATGCTCACTACCATAGGCCCGCGGAAAGGCCCTGCCGGCCTGCATTGGATGTTCGTAATATACATGGGAACGTTGCACCCGCATTCGACATGGCGAACAGGTATCCCCTCTTCGATCAGCCTGCCTTCGAAAGAGAAACTGCACCCTATCAGAAAGCCCACGAAGTCGTCGCGCCACAGTGTCATCATGTCGGTGAGCTCACCATCGAGGGTGCCTCGCCTGTACACCCTGTACCTCGGGATGTCCGTTCGGATATCGGCGCCCTCTGCAACCAGCCTCGGCACGGGGTCCCCTCGCTCGAGTACCTCAAGCAGAGGGCATGGCTTAGGGTTCCGGGTCGCGAAGACGAGGAAATCGAATGCAAGGTCAGCTGGGAGCACTACCAGGTTGGCCTGGGTGTACCCGAGGCATACTCCGGACGTCGGACGCCTCCACCTGCCCGCCCTCACCTCTTTGCGAAATGCAGCCGGGGATGCCCCAGCCCAATCCACAATCATGCTCACTCGCCTCCACCCCCGACAACCACACTGAGTGGCCGAACCTCGACCCCAGCCTCGGAAAGCCCGCGTCGAACTGCCATTGCCAGTTCGGCTGCCTGACGGGTATCGCCGTGGAGACATATGGTCCGCGCCACGACGGGGATCTTCCCGCCGTCCGCCGTCTCGACTACATGATCCCTCGCGATGGACACCGCCCTCTTGACTACCTGCGCCTGGTCAGAGATGACTGCGCCCTGGCGCGAACGAGGCACGAGTGTCCCGTCTGGCTTGTACGCGCGGTCCGCGAAAGCCTCCCCAGCTACCGGTATGCCCGCACGCATCCCCGCCGCACAAAGCTCCGAGCCTGCGAGCCCCACCAGGATGAGGCCCATATCCAGCGACCGGACAGCGCTCGCAATGGCATCTGCGACCGGTCTGTCGGTGGCAGCGCGGTTGTAGAGCGCCCCGTGTGGCTTCACGTGCGTAAGCCGCACGCCTTGTCGTCTCGCGAAAGCCCACAGTGCACCGATCTGGTAGACAAGGTCGTCATGGACTTCGTCCGGAGACAAAGACATGTCTCGTCTCCCGAAGCCCACGAGATCCGGGTACCCAGGGTGTGCTCCCACTTCGACGCCGAGCCTTGCGGCAAGCCCGACGGTGATCCGCATCACCCGTGGATCTCCAGCGTGGAACCCGCACGCCACGTTGGCGCTGGTTACGGCCTTCAGGACTAAGCCGTCATCACCAAGACGATAACTGCCGAAACCCTCCCCAACATCACTGTTGAGGTCGATTGCCATGTCTCCCACCCCTTTTCTGTCAGGGACATTCTGCTGACGCCCCCTCCATTCCTGCACCACAGGAAGGAAAGGCGCACAGGACGTGGAATAGTCTTCTTCACAATTGTTGAGGCGAATACCTGCGGCCCGAGTGCGGCCGCGGATGAGAGGATGGTGAAAGATCCCTGGGCAGGGATCGGAGCGATGTTTGTGAGAGACAGAATGACCACACGCCCCCTAACGGTTCCCCCCGAGACCTCCGTCATGGACGCGCTCGAGCTCATGAGGCGTAATAAGGTGCGGAGGCTCCCGGTCATGGCTGGAGACAGTCTCGTCGGCATCGTTACTGAGCTGGACCTGCTCCACGTCTCGCCTTCCCCGGCTACTTCGCTCTCTGTGTTTGAAATCAACTACCTGGTCTCGAAGATGAGAGTGAAGGACGCCATGACCACCGATGTCATCACGGTCTCCCCTGACGACACTGTCGAGAAGGCCGCCATGACCATGAGGGAGAACAAGATTGGTGGACTCCCCGTAATGGAAGGCAAGAAGCTCGTCGGAATCATAACTGAGACCAACATCTTCGATGCCTTCCTCGAGATGCTCGGAGTCACCAAGGTGGGCGTCCGCATCACTGTGGATGTTCCCGACAGGAAGGGTGTCCTCGCAGATCTCACTGACGCGATTCGGGACGCGGATGCCAACATCATCAGCCTGGCCACGTTTGGCCTGGCCCCTGGACGCGCCAGGATCGTGCTGAGGCTCGAGCCCCAGAACGCCGACGCTGCCGCGGACGCGATATCCGCCAGAGGTTTCGAGCTCGTGCACAAGACCAAATCCTACGTCCAGTTCTAGCCAACTGCCGCGCTCCGCGCCGGAAGCGGCGATGTCCGCTCCTCCGGGCAAAATGGATGCTGGTGCGGCATCAAGCGTTGTGGGGCGGTGAGCCTTCCGTCTCCCGCCCCACGCCTCATCTCAGCCCGCTTCCAGCACTTGCGCCTTCACGCCGCCGCCAGGCCTCCGGACCTCACGATCCCACCTGTGTACTTTCGCACCCGGAACCGGTCCTCGACCACGAGCCAATTCTGGTTGAAGCTGTAGAAGAGGTTCCAGTACCCGGTGCCTCTCAGGTTGAACTCCTCTGTCATAGCATGCTTGGCCTGCACTGACCTGACGTCCTCAAACCACACCTCATGACGTCTGCCTGCCGCATCTGTGTACCGGAACCAAGGCGCCTGGGCGATGGGATCGTAGTTGATGTCCGCACCGAAACGGGCGGCAAGCGCCACAGCGTTCGGCGGAGTCACTGTGGTCGCCAGGGTTCCCGGAGGGGCAGGAACCAGCCAGTCATAACCGTACAGCGGCATTCCCTGCAGGATCTTGCCTGGTGGAATCTGCACGACCGCGTACTCGAGGACGCGTCTCACCAGGTTCGCAGGGGCAATCGCCTCCGGAGGCCCTCCAGACCAGCCCCATTCATATGTCATCAGCAATGTGAAGTCGAGATGAGGGGCAAGCGCTCGATAGTCGAAGGCGCCTACCCAAGGCTGGTTTGGCAGGTCTGCTGACTTCGGGGCCATGGCGTTTGTCATGAGGAATCCTGCTCCTCGAACTGCGGCCGAGAGATCTGCAATGAACGAGGTATAAAGCTGGCGATCCTCCGGGTACATGTTCTCGAAATCCACGTTCACCCCGGCGAAGTTCTCGACTGCCAGCAAGCTCAGTATGCTCGCAATCGTAGCTGACCTGGCCGCCCCCGTCATCGCGCCTCTCGCGACCGCCGGGTTGAAGTTGACCCCATCAAAGTTGGAGACGACGGCTAGCGGAGATATGTCGAGACTCCGGGACACCGTGACGGCAGGCCTGAACCCTGTGACAGGCCTCAGCCCTCCCGAAGCTTCCACAGGGAAGCTGAAAATCCCAGTGTACGTGATGTACCGGCCCGTTTCCTCCAGAATGCGCCTGATGCTCGCCTCCGTGAGTGGGAAGATGTACCCTAGCGTCTCTATCAGAGGCTTCGGCCTCGCAAGGACGTCCCGGATGGGGATGATGAGGATCTGGCCGACGAAAATGAGATTCGGATCTGCAATCCTGTTGACGCGGGCGAGCATCTCGACGGTGGTGCCGAACCGAGCAGCGATGCGCGAGAGAGTGTCGCCCGCCACCACCGTATAGGTCTGAAAGGTCCACCTGAGTATAGCCAGGACCTGACCAACATAGATCAGGTTCGGATCAGCGATGTTGTTCGCAGCCACGATCTCAGCCACCGTCACATCGAACAAGGCTGCGATTCCCCAAAGCGTGTCGCCGCGCACTACCGTGTACCGGAGTACGGGGGACTCGATCTGCGGCTCCGGGATTGCCAAGGCCTGCCCAACCACCAGAACGTTCGGGTCCGGGATGTCGTTGAGCTGTGCTATGGACTCGATCGTGACTCCGAAACGCCTCGCGATCACGAACAGTGTATCCCCTGGTCGCACAACATAGATAGTCACGTGGATCACTCCCGCCCGATGGCTTTCGGTCGCCATATCATACGGCCGCCATGCGGAATGGGAAATGAACCGTCAGGCCCTTCGGGTCGGGTACGCCTCATGCAGAAGCTCGTCAGGGGTGGTCCCATCGACAGGGTATGCGACCACCCACCACTGGACCTCGGGTGCCTGCATCCTGGCGCCTCCGGCCTCGAGAACTCGTCCTGACACCAGGCGGGCCACGCGGTTCGCAGCTATCTGGGCGCGCGATGCGTCCACCCCCGGCAGCAGCAGAGCGAACTCATCGCCCCCAAACCTCGCAGCGACATCACTGCCGCGTGTGCCCTCCTTCACAGCCCGGGCTACCGACTCAATGACCGCATCGCCCATAGCGTGACCGAACACTGCGTTGATCTCCTGCATCCCCTCGATGTCGAAGAAGACGACTGCAAAAGGCTCACCACTTCGGTGGGATCTCGCGACCTCCTCAGAAATGCGCTTGACAAGGTGTTTACGGTTGTAAAGCCCTGTGGTAGTGTCAATCTCCAAGTACGTGCCGAGCCTCTCCCGAGTGAGGAATCCGTCCACAATGACGCCGGCGCAATCAGCTATCGAAGCATGAACCTCCAGGTCTTCTGGAGTGTAGGCGTTTGGCGTCGAATCGCATGCAACCAGAACGCCCAATGTACGACCTCGTGCCGCAACAGGAGAGCAGAGCTCAGACCGAGCCTCCGAACAGCAGGTCTCGAAGGGCTCAGCCTCGGAGTCGCGCACTAGAAGGCTCCGGCCGTGCCTCACGGCCGCCGCACACGTGAAACCGGGCGGCGCAGAGCCAAGCTTCACGTCTTTGGCGATGTTCAGTCTCCCTGCTGCGGCCCGGAAGCTCAGTATATCAGTCTCCTCGATGAGCCCGAACGCGCAGGTCTCGTAGTCCATGCCCTCGCGAACCGCCGTCACCAGGGCTGAGAGGAGGGTTTTCATGTCCTCAACAGCGGCCACAGCCTGCACGGAAGACGCCACGGCCACGAATGCTCTGGCGCGAGCGGCGTCCCTGTCGCTCACACAGATCACCTCGCGTCAATGCCGAACTACAGGTATCGGACGTCGTAGTAGGTCTTTCCTTCGAGTGCCGGCACCGGCTGGTACTCCTTGACGAAGAGGTTATATCCCAACGGCATTATGGAGGCTCGCTTCAGCCATGCCAGTTCAGGTTCCTGTCCGTCCATGACCACGACTACGTAGTCTATGCCACGCTCGAGCGCCATGTTATTGACCTGAGCCATGAGCCCCCGGACTTCATTCTCGCACCCCGTCTTCGTCATCACGTCATACACCGTCCATACCCGGAGAACCTCACCCTTCTTGGGGACCTTGGGCATGGGCACAACATGCCTGGCAACACCCACCACAGCACCAAGGACTCTGTATGCGACCGGCAAAGAGTCGACCATCCTGTCGAAGTGGTGAGAGTTGTCCCATACTTTCATCGAGGACGAGCC from Bacillota bacterium encodes:
- a CDS encoding biotin-dependent carboxyltransferase family protein is translated as MAAVLEIIRPGPQTTVQDLGRVGYMRYGVPPSGALDRESLRLANALVGNEEGAPGLELTMGGLSARVLSRATLACTGAPTPILVNGEARPMWQRFAVEPEDTLEIGAPATGVRVYLAIRGGVDVPLILGSASTYVRGSMGGIDGRPLRVGDLIHAGEPGQAGEDLGPDDERVSRAMRARAGGRSPLILRVVMGPQDDLFKAEGIATFLSSEYTVTPHADRMGVRLAGPAITHLSGADIISDGIPAGAVQVPGDGQPIVMLADRQTTGGYPKIACVIRSDRDLIAQARPGDRVRFKKVSLEEAQRPLADVPLSDAVERAFKLRIGRRSYQVRVTELR
- the pxpB gene encoding 5-oxoprolinase subunit PxpB; amino-acid sequence: MREYPRYVPAGDEGISIEHGNEISPEVATAVRRSMLALQRVAPAWLVEVVPSYRSLLVVYDPEKAQAGTVLRDLQAIEAAAGKSEFPAQTVLRIPVCYGGEYGPDLGDVSSHTGLSPEEVIALHSSPAYLVYMIGFTIGFPYLGGMSPRLATPRLASPRTRIPAGSVGIAGQQTGIYSVDSPGGWRLIGRTPLKLADPTTDPPCLLAAGDYVRFVPVGPEEYLDILEQVEAGRYSPVRETVGMEGATAVGSGS
- a CDS encoding putative hydro-lyase — translated: MIVDWAGASPAAFRKEVRAGRWRRPTSGVCLGYTQANLVVLPADLAFDFLVFATRNPKPCPLLEVLERGDPVPRLVAEGADIRTDIPRYRVYRRGTLDGELTDMMTLWRDDFVGFLIGCSFSFEGRLIEEGIPVRHVECGCNVPMYITNIQCRPAGPFRGPMVVSMRPIPAPLVARAVEITAAVPAVHGAPVHVGAPEALGILDIGRPDFGDAVPIGEGEVPVFWACGVTPQAVALAAKPEIMVTHAPGHMFVCDIRDAHIGEFIQGIGTRECGPDPHSPDGVGRQASGKRC
- a CDS encoding 5-oxoprolinase subunit PxpA, translating into MAIDLNSDVGEGFGSYRLGDDGLVLKAVTSANVACGFHAGDPRVMRITVGLAARLGVEVGAHPGYPDLVGFGRRDMSLSPDEVHDDLVYQIGALWAFARRQGVRLTHVKPHGALYNRAATDRPVADAIASAVRSLDMGLILVGLAGSELCAAGMRAGIPVAGEAFADRAYKPDGTLVPRSRQGAVISDQAQVVKRAVSIARDHVVETADGGKIPVVARTICLHGDTRQAAELAMAVRRGLSEAGVEVRPLSVVVGGGGE
- a CDS encoding CBS and ACT domain-containing protein, giving the protein MVKDPWAGIGAMFVRDRMTTRPLTVPPETSVMDALELMRRNKVRRLPVMAGDSLVGIVTELDLLHVSPSPATSLSVFEINYLVSKMRVKDAMTTDVITVSPDDTVEKAAMTMRENKIGGLPVMEGKKLVGIITETNIFDAFLEMLGVTKVGVRITVDVPDRKGVLADLTDAIRDADANIISLATFGLAPGRARIVLRLEPQNADAAADAISARGFELVHKTKSYVQF
- a CDS encoding LysM peptidoglycan-binding domain-containing protein: MTIYVVRPGDTLFVIARRFGVTIESIAQLNDIPDPNVLVVGQALAIPEPQIESPVLRYTVVRGDTLWGIAALFDVTVAEIVAANNIADPNLIYVGQVLAILRWTFQTYTVVAGDTLSRIAARFGTTVEMLARVNRIADPNLIFVGQILIIPIRDVLARPKPLIETLGYIFPLTEASIRRILEETGRYITYTGIFSFPVEASGGLRPVTGFRPAVTVSRSLDISPLAVVSNFDGVNFNPAVARGAMTGAARSATIASILSLLAVENFAGVNVDFENMYPEDRQLYTSFIADLSAAVRGAGFLMTNAMAPKSADLPNQPWVGAFDYRALAPHLDFTLLMTYEWGWSGGPPEAIAPANLVRRVLEYAVVQIPPGKILQGMPLYGYDWLVPAPPGTLATTVTPPNAVALAARFGADINYDPIAQAPWFRYTDAAGRRHEVWFEDVRSVQAKHAMTEEFNLRGTGYWNLFYSFNQNWLVVEDRFRVRKYTGGIVRSGGLAAA
- a CDS encoding sensor domain-containing diguanylate cyclase; amino-acid sequence: MSDRDAARARAFVAVASSVQAVAAVEDMKTLLSALVTAVREGMDYETCAFGLIEETDILSFRAAAGRLNIAKDVKLGSAPPGFTCAAAVRHGRSLLVRDSEAEPFETCCSEARSELCSPVAARGRTLGVLVACDSTPNAYTPEDLEVHASIADCAGVIVDGFLTRERLGTYLEIDTTTGLYNRKHLVKRISEEVARSHRSGEPFAVVFFDIEGMQEINAVFGHAMGDAVIESVARAVKEGTRGSDVAARFGGDEFALLLPGVDASRAQIAANRVARLVSGRVLEAGGARMQAPEVQWWVVAYPVDGTTPDELLHEAYPTRRA